From Osmerus mordax isolate fOsmMor3 chromosome 8, fOsmMor3.pri, whole genome shotgun sequence, a single genomic window includes:
- the clmnb gene encoding uncharacterized protein clmnb, giving the protein MSLMARHLDKSLYDQEESTGQTNVGVLKGEREAIQKRTFTRWINAHLEKFPIKVEDLFTDIQDGRVLLALLEELSGCRLYHRFRPSSYRIFRLNNIAKALAFLDDRHVKLPSIDVVTIADGVPSAVLGLIWNIILFFQIKEVTSGLQKHLSSSLPSLPISCYPSPCDLSPVTDDFNHSNTLPSKGRKAASNRQHHGKAIKTLLHWVHRRTSKFGVSVLDFGTSWSSGLAFLALVKSVAPGLVDLSNSLSRDHRDNVREAFMIAQSSLGIPTLLDPDDVTRCAPDERSIITYVSQFPEHYPGPDEDLRPDFESRKTLLTGRDVQLTPKPHGLTPVKSVSFGPTSPSCEEAQTLSISQEMTNEQLPRMKQTNGPSDEPWLTPAHLPEITFSKFLRVPSLHQSKSPTPGSNSATEINIDSPVSLKYTVSTSPLGLSAESADAGVWFWMETAPEEISSERCVDEGIFSQSSEEGVYMLSTLDSDEEEAYNYILGLNREVCDVLGPSDQDYGELLTSGLTPQLAPEQTPGLTSGITPGSTPGLTPGLTPVLDQMVADMEAVHQKDKHSVPEQEINKAEKEQDGGMNPVSNVSKATVRRRFAMRMEEEDRRGEESKGEEDLKEDGGRTEEEEEKKEHACLQSYFEVREEKREMREVVEVETVSADLEEEEVLRGGQESSVKDMVRIRWRFRGGEERTVEEQVGSSWHEREPEKEELEEDTTELKRIGRVYFQDVPSSGELEVLFILWILFYCCLLFPRLDLR; this is encoded by the exons ATGTCTTTAATGGCAAGGCACCTGGATAAGAGCCTATATGATCAGGAGGAATCTACTGGACAGACTAATGTTGGCGTACTCAAAG GTGAGAGGGAAGCTATTCAGAAAAGAACTTTCACCAGGTGGATAAACGCACACTTGGAAAAA TTTCCAATAAAGGTTGAAGACCTCTTCACAGATATACAAGATGGCAGAGTGCTCCTGGCGTTACTGGAGGAGCTGTCTGGATGCAGACTG TACCACAGATTCAGACCATCCTCATACCGCATCTTCCGACTCAACAACATCGCAAAGGCGTTGGCTTTCCTTGACGACAGACAT GTGAAGCTACCGAGCATTGACGTTGTCACTATTGCTGATGGCGTTCCCTCTGCTGTCCTGGGCTTGATCTGGAATATTATCCTATTTTTTCAA ATAAAAGAGGTCACAAGTGGCCTCCAGAAACATCTCTCGTCCAGCCTCCCATCATTACCCATCAGCTGTTACCCTTCACCCTGTGACCTTTCACCTGTCACTGATGACTTCAACCACTCTAACACACTGCCATCCAAGGGCAGGAAGGCTGCCAGCAACCGACAGCATCATGGAAAAGCTATCAAGACACTTCTGCACTGGGTACACAGACGCACATCAAA GTTTGGCGTAAGCGTACTTGACTTTGGAACGAGCTGGAGCAGTGGTCTGGCTTTCCTGGCTCTGGTTAAATCCGTAGCCCCTGGCCTGGTGGACCTGAGCAACAGCCTCTCCAGAGACCACAGAGACAATGTGAGGGAGGCCTTCATGATAGCTCAGAGCAGCCTGGGAATCCCAACTCTCCTGGACCCGGATG ATGTGACCCGCTGTGCCCCAGATGAGCGGTCCATCATAACATATGTGTCACAGTTTCCCGAACATTACCCTGGCCCTGATGAA GACCTTCGCCCCGATTTTGAATCAAGGAAAACTTTATTAACAGGGAGAGATGTCCAACTAACACCAAAGCCCCATGGCCTAACCCCGGTGAAGTCAGTTAGCTTTGGGCCCACGTCCCCCTCTTGTGAAGAAGCACAGACCTTGTCCATAAGCCAGGAGATGACCAATGAGCAGCTACCAAGGATGAAACAGACCAATGGTCCTTCAGATGAGCCTTGGCTAACCCCCGCCCACCTGCCTGAAATTACCTTTTCTAAATTCCTTCGTGTCCCGTCCCTTCATCAGTCCAAAAGTCCAACACCAGGAAGCAATTCCGCCACTGAAATCAACATTGACAGCCCTGTTTCCTTGAAGTACACTGTGTCCACTAGCCCATTGGGTCTGAGTGCGGAGAGTGCTGATGCAGGAGTGTGGTTCTGGATGGAGACGGCTCCTGAGGAGATCTCCAGCGAGCGCTGCGTAGACGAGGGGATCTTCTCCCAGAGTTCGGAGGAGGGCGTCTACATGCTATCCACGTTGGACTCAGATGAGGAGGAAGCGTACAACTACATCCTTGGTTTGAACAGGGAGGTGTGTGATGTCTTAGGGCCGTCCGATCAAGACTATGGTGAATTGCTAACTTCAGGACTAACTCCCCAGCTTGCTCCAGAGCAAACTCCAGGACTAACTTCTGGGATAACTCCAGGATCAACTCCGGGACTAACTCCAGGACTAACTCCAGTGCTAGATCAGATGGTGGCAGACATGGAGGCTGTCCACCAGAAGGATAAACATTCAGTTCCTGAGCAGGAGATAAACAAGGCAGAAAAAGagcaagatggagggatgaatccGGTTAGCAATGTTAGTAAAGCTACGGTGAGGAGGAGGTTTGCTatgaggatggaggaagaagaCAGAAGGGGCGAGGAAAGCAAAGGGGAGGAAGACCtgaaggaagatggagggagaacagaggaggaggaggaaaaaaaggAGCATGCATGTCTGCAATCATATTTTGAagtgagggaggaaaagagggagatgagagaggtggtggaggtagaAACTGTGAGCGCAGacctagaggaggaagaggttttGAGAGGAGGGCAAGAGTCTTCTGTGAAAGACATGGTTAGAATTCGATGGAGgtttagaggaggggaggaaagaaccGTGGAGGAACAAGTGGGAAGTAGCTGGCATGAACGTGAGCCTGAGAAAGAAGAGTTGGAGGAGGACACAACAGAACTAAAACG CATTGGGAGAGTGTATTTCCAGGAtgtgccctctagtggtgagCTGGAGGTACTGTTCATCTTGTGGATCCTGTTCTACTGTTGTCTTCTCTTCCCACGACTGGACCTTCGATAG
- the LOC136947536 gene encoding alpha-1-antitrypsin homolog: MWGKAICSVIAAVLLSVVCAAPHEGDHGGHSEDHHHHLHHGPNEPHHSHGQGEDACHKLAPHNADFAMALYRSLSAKPDAKNVFFSPLGIATALSMLSLGAKGETHSQIFSTLGYSALTPEQVNEAYEHLLHMLSHAKDTMLLDMGNALAVRDGFKPQEKFLNDAKHFYSSEAFNVDFKKTEQAAAQINKFIAQKTQDKITDLVQGLDPDTAMVLINYVLFRGKWEKPFEAKLTKKASFQVDENTKVEVDMMKKTGRYDFFQDPDNFTSVIMLPYKGNTSMMVILPDEGKMKTVESYLNKDYIKHWHNSMFRSSVDLFMPKISISASSSLGEILKNMGMVNVFADTADFSGISEETKLKVSKISHKAVLTVDETGTDAAAATTIEIMPMSLPDTMNLNRPFLVLIVEDSTKSILFMGKISDPTAN, encoded by the exons ATGTGGGGAAAAGCTATCTGTAGTGTGATCGCGGCCGTGCTGCTGTCCGTGGTGTGTGCCGCCCCTCACGAGGGGGATCACGGGGGCCACAGCGAggaccaccaccatcacctccaccacggCCCCAACGAGCCCCACCACTCCCATGGACAAGGGGAGGACGCCTGCCACAAGCTCGCCCCCCACAACGCGGACTTCGCCATGGCACTCTACAGATCCCTGAGTGCCAAGCCTGACGCCAAAAACGTATTCTTCTCCCCCCTGGGCATCGCCACCGCACTCTCCATGCTGTCGCTGGGAGCCAAGGGCGAGACCCACAGCCAGATCTTCTCCACACTGGGATACTCCGCGCTGACCCCGGAGCAGGTCAACGAAGCCTACGAACACCTCCTCCACATGCTGAGTCACGCTAAGGACACCATGCTGCTGGACATGGGGAACGCCCTGGCCGTGAGGGACGGCTTCAAGCCCCAGGAGAAGTTCCTGAACGACGCCAAGCACTTTTACTCCAGCGAGGCCTTCAATGTCGATTTCAAGAAGACGGAGCAGGCTGCGGCTCAGATCAACAAGTTCATCGCTCAGAAGACGCAGGACAAGATCACGGACCTGGTGCAGGGGCTGGACCCTGACACCGCCATGGTGCTGATCAACTACGTCCTCTTCAGAG GAAAGTGGGAGAAGCCGTTTGAAGCTAAACTGACGAAGAAGGCCTCCTTCCAGGTGGACGAGAACACCAAGGTTGAGGTGGACATGATGAAGAAGACGGGCCGCTATGACTTCTTCCAAGATCCAGACAACTTCACCAGCGTCATCATGCTGCCCTACAAAGGCAACACCTCCATGATGGTCATCCTGCCCGATGAAGGCAAGATGAAGACTGTGGAGTCGTACCTCAACAAGGACTACATCAAGCACTGGCACAACTCAATGTTCAGAAG CTCTGTGGATTTGTTCATGCCTAAgatctccatctctgcctcctcctcgctgGGTGAAATTCTAAAGAACATGGGCATGGTGAATGTCTTCGCAGACACGGCGGACTTCTCTGGCATCTCCGAGGAGACCAAACTGAAGGTGTCCAAG ATTTCCCACAAGGCCGTGCTGACTGTTGACGAAACCGGCACTGACGCAGCCGCTGCCACCACCATCGAAATCATGCCCATGTCGCTGCCCGACACCATGAACCTGAACAGGCCCTTCCTGGTCCTGATTGTTGAAGACTCCACCAAGAGCATCCTGTTCATGGGGAAGATATCTGACCCCACAGCTAACTAA